The following DNA comes from Photobacterium sp. DA100.
ACCCGAGCCGCGGATTATACGTGGAGCGCAAAATAACTACAAGAAAATTTATTGGGAAGAGCGGTGCTGTGGTGCTGTGGTGCTGTGGTGCTGTGGTGCTGTGGTGCTGTGGTGCTGTGGTGCTGTGGTGCTGTACAAGTTTTCTTAAGGGGCTATTTTAGTCAAGCATTCTAAATTCACTTTCACACGTCAAACTCCCTATCTATTTGAATGTCCTAGACGCAAATCCATAGGACCATAGAACCTTTTCTTAAAAACAAAAATCCCCAGCACTTGGCTGGGGATTTTAGAGCAGTATCCGTTACTGAGCTGTTTGCTCGTTAACTACCACACGCTTTGGCGCTAGCATGCCTTCGCGGTCGATAACACCGACACCGATGAACTCACGCTCTTCGCCGACGGTAATGCGTACCTGGGTCCCTTCGGCAGGAACACGGCCGGCGTTGACCGGGTTACCATTGCGTACATAGATGGCGATCTGCGGGATGATATTCACTTCCGGCAGATCCTGTACGGCGGTATCCATTGGCAGCAGCAACGGATCAAGCAGTTCCGACGGGGCAATATCCTGGCCCTTGGCTTGATCCAGCAGCGCTTCCAGTTGCTCAATCGTCACCATGCGCTCAACCGGGTAGTTGGATACCCCGGTACGGCGTAGGTAAGTGACGTGGGCGCCGCAACCTAGCATCTCGCCCAGATCATCAACGATAGTCCGGATGTAGGTGCCTTTCGACACATGCAGCTCCATTTCCACTTCATTATTGCTAAAGCGCAGCAGCTCAACCGAGTACACCGTGATCTTGCGCGATTCACGCGGCACTTCAATCCCCTCGCGGGCATATTCGTACAGCTTACGGCCCTGGTATTTCAGTGCCGAGTACATCGACGGGATCTGGTCGGTGGTACCGCGGAACTTGGCAATACAACGCTCCAGCTGGCCACGATCGACTTTCACTTCGCGGGTCTGTACCACTTCACCGTCGGAGTCCGAGGTATCGGTACGCTCGCCCAGCTTGGCTATCACTCGGTAGCGCTTGTCCGAATCCAGCAGGAACTGGGAGAACTTGGTCGCTTCACCAAAGCAAATCGGCAGCATGCCCGTCGCTAAAGGATCCAAGGCACCGGTATGGCCGGCTTTCTGGGCAAAGAAGATACGCTTTACTTTCTGCAGCGTATCATTCGAGCTGATCCCGGTCGGCTTATCCACCAAGATAACACCATCAATAGGACGGCCCTTACGACGACGTGCCATGGATTACTCCTCGTCTTCTGCCTGCGGCTCATCGCCACGGCGCTCTTCATCATCACGGACAGCTTGAGACACTAGGTTGGAGATACGCATACCTTCAGTTAGTGACTTGTCAAAGATGAAGTTTAGCTCAGGTGTCACGCGCAGACGGATCTGCTTACCCAACAGCGAGCGGATGTACGGTGCCATCTCGCGCAGTGCTTCCAGGCTGCCTTCCGGGGTCTGCTCGCCTACGGTCAGGAAGGTGACATAGACTTTGGCGTAACCCATATCGCGGGAAACATCGACACTTGAAATGGTGGCCATGCCAATACGCGAGTCTTTGATCTCACGCTGCAGGATCACAGCTAGCTCTTTTTGCAGCTGCTGAGCAACACGCTGGGTGCGGCTAAATTCTTTAGACATTCATTGCCTCTCTTAGAGAAAGCTCTCTTGAAACAATGGGGAGCCGAAGCTCCCCATGGATTATATGTATATATTAGAACAGCTTAGACCTTGAAAATTAGTCAAGGGTACGCTGAACTTCGATGATTTCGTAAACTTCGATCTGGTCACCGACGCGAACATCGTTGTAGTTCTTAACGCCGATACCACACTCGTAGCCGTTCTTAACTTCTTGAACGTCGTCTTTGAAGCGGCGTAGTGACTCTAGCTCACCTTCGTAGATAACCACGTTGTCGCGCAGTACGCGGATTGGGTTGTTACGCTTGATGATACCTTCAGTAACCATACAACCTGCGATAGCACCGATCTTAGGCGACTTGAACACATCACGTACTTCAGCCAGACCAATGATCTCCTGCTTGAATTCAGGAGACAGCATACCGCCCATCGCTGCTTTCACTTCATCAATCAGCTGGTAGATGATTGAGTAGTAACGCAGGTCAAGGTTCTCGGTCTCGATAGTACGGCGCGCAGATGCATCAGCACGAACGTTGAAGCCAAGGATGATAGCGTTAGACGCAGCAGCCAGTACGGCGTCAGTTTCGGTGATACCACCCACACCAGAACCAACGATGTTCACTTTAACTTCGTCAGTCGATAGCTTACGTAGTGAGTCAGCAATCGCTTCTACAGAACCCTGTACGTCAGCTTTCAGTACTACGTTAAGCTCAGCAACTTCACCGGCAGCCATGTTAGAGAACATGTTTTCCAGTTTCGCTTTCTGCTGGCGAGCCAGTTTAACATCACGGAATTTACCTTGACGGTAAAGCGCAACTTCACGGGCTTTACGCTCGTCACGAACAACTGTCGCTTCATCACCTGAAGAAGGCACACCAGAAAGACCTAGGATCTCAACTGGGATAGAAGGACCAGCAGACTCGATTTCTTTACCAAGCTCGTCGCGCATAGCACGAACACGGCCGTGCTCAAGGCCACAAAGAACGATGTCGCCCTTGCGCAGCGTACCTTCCTGAACTAGGACTGTCGCAACAGGACCGCGGCCCTTGTCTAGGCGAGATTCAACAACCACACCTTTCGCCATGCCTTCTGCAACGGCTGTCAGCTCAAGAACTTCAGCCTGAAGCAGGATAGACTCAAGAAGACCGTCGATGTTAGTACCCTGTTTCGCAGAGATGTGAACGAAGATGTTCTCACCGCCCCACTCTTCAGGAATAACGTCGTACTGAGCTAGCTCGTTCTTAACATTGTCTGGGTTAGCATCTTCTTTATCGATCTTGTTCACAGCAACAATCAGAGGCACGCCTGCCGCTTTCGCGTGCTGGATCGCTTCGATTGTCTGTGGCATCACGCCATCGTCCGCTGCAACAACAAGAACAACGATATCTGTCGCCTGAGCACCACGAGCACGCATTGCGGTAAACGCGGCGTGTCCCGGAGTATCAAGGAAGGTGATCATACCGTTTTCAGTTTCAACGTGGTATGCACCGATGTGCTGGGTAATACCACCTGCTTCGCCCGCTGCAACGTGTGCTTTACGGATGTAGTCAAGGGTAGAAGTCTTACCGTGGTCAACGTGACCCATGATGGTTACAACCGGCGCACGAGGAACAACAGCTAGGTTCTCATCGCGGTCAGACAGTACCGCTTCTTCCAGCTCGTTTTCTTTACGCAGGATAACTTTGTGACCCATTTCTTCTGCTACTAGCGCAGCAGTTTCCTGGTCGATAACCTGGTTGATGGTTGCCATTGCACCCATCTTCATCATCACCTTGATAACTTCAACGCCTTTTACCGACATCTTGTTAGCAAGTTCAGACACAACGATAGTCTCGCCGATCACTACGTCTTGCTTAGCAACGGTTGCTGTTTTGTCGAAGCCGTGCTGCATTGACGTAGGCTTAGCCATCTGCGGCTTGCCGCGGCCACGCTGATTGCGACCACCGCGAGCATTTGCATTACGGTCGTCTTGCTTAGCACCCGCTTTCTTCTTCTTGCGACGGCGACCGCCTTCTTCTTTACGGTCTTGTTCGTCTTCCGCTGCGCGAGCGTAGCTAGACGTCGTAGTATGGTAGTCTGTTTTATCCATATTACCTTTTTCCTGGTCAGCTTTTGACCAGTTCTTTTCATTCATTTCTGCCATTTTGCGTGCCTCTTCTAGCTGACGCTGACTCTCTTCTTCGGCTTTACGCTTGGCTTCCTCTTCCCGGCGACGTTGTAGCGCCTCAGCTTCTTTCTTAGCCTGGTCGTCAGCGGCGGCGCGTTTCGCTTTATCTTCAGCCAAACGCTTGTCCTCTGCTTCACGCTTCAGCTTGTCCTCTGCATCGCGCTTCGCATTCTGTTCTGCATTTTGCTTAGCTTGTTCTTCAGCTAAGCGCTTTTCTTCAGCAGCACGCTTAGCAGCTTCTTCCGCCTCGCGTTTTGCCAGCTCTTCTGCTTCACGCTTGGCAGCTTCTTCGGCTGCTCGCTGAGCGGCTTGTTCCGCTTCACGCTGGGCTGCTTCTTCAGCCTGGCGTTTTGCTTCTTCCGCGGCACGCTGTTCTTCTTCAAGCGCAGAACGCTTTACGTAGGTGCGCTTTTTGCGCACTTCTACCTGAACACTTTTATTTTTGCCACCCGAGCCCGAAACACTCAGCGTGCTTCGGGTCTTACGTTGCAAAGTAAGGCGTGTAGGAGCCTCGCCAGATGTACTATCGCCACCGTGTTCTTTCTTCAGGTGGGCCAATAGACTCTGTTTTTCTTGTTGGCTTACGCTATCTTCAGCTTTCTTGCTGATACCAGCATCGGCAAACTGTTGAAGCAAACGGTCAATCTGCGTGCCGATTTCCTCGGCAAGTGCTTTAACTGTAACCTCTGACATGCTGCTCCTCCCTTGCGATTAAATATTATGCTTCGTCACTGAACCAGCAAATGTTACGAGCAGCCATGATCAGCTCGCCCGCTCTTGCTTCATCGATACCGTCGATATCTGTTAGATCGTCAGTACCCTGATCAGCAAGATCTTCTAGCGTCGCAACGCCTTTCGCGGCCAGTTTGAATGCAAGCTCACGCTCCAAGCCTTCCAGACCCAGTAGGTCTTCTGCCGGCTCAACACCGTCAAAAGATTCTTCCTGAGCAAGGGCTAGCGTGGTAAGCGCTTCTTTCGCACGGTTACGCAGCTCTTCAACGGTGTCTTCGTCCAGACCTTCTACCGCCATCAGTTCGGCTACTGGTACGTAGGCGATCTCTTCTAGCGTGGTGAAGCCTTCTTCAACCAGTACAGTGGCGAAGTCTTCGTCGATATCAAGGTGCTTAGTGAACACTTCAATAGACTCTTGGGCTTCTTCCTGGTGTTTCTTCTGAAGATCTTCAACCGTCATTACGTTCAGTTCCCAGCCAGTCAGCTGAGACGCTAGGCGAACGTTCTGACCACTACGGCCGATTGCCTGAGCAAGGTTGTCCTTCTCAACAGCAATGTCCATCGTGTGGTTGTCTTCATCAACGATGATAGAGCTAACTTCTGCCGGAGCCATCGCGTTGATCACGTACTGGGCTGGGTTCTCGTCCCACAGTACGATATCGATACGCTCGCCACCTAGCTCGCCAGATACGGCTTGTACACGTGCACCACGCATACCTACACATGCACCCACAGGGTCAATGCGTTTGTCGTTAGTCTTAACGGCGATCTTGGCACGAGAGCCTGGATCACGGGCTGCACCCATCAGTTCAATCATCTCTTCGCCGATTTCCGGCACTTCGATGCGGAATAGCTCTGACAGCATTTCAGGCTTAGAGCGAGTCATGAACAATTGGAAACCACGTGCTTCTGGCGCTACTTTGTACAGAAGGCCACGAACACGGTCACCCGGGCGGAAGTTTTCACGTGGCAACTGGTCGTCACGCTGGATAACAGCTTCTGCATTGTTACCAAGGTCAATGATAACAGCATCGCGGTTAACTTTCTTTACTACACCGGTGATTAGCTCACCTTCGTTGTCAATAAATTGCTCAACGATTTGTGCACGCTCAGCTTCACGAACTTTCTGAACGATAACCTGCTTGGCCGTTTGAGTCGTGATACGGTCAAACGTTACCGACTCGATCTGCTCTTCGACGTAATCATCAAGGTTGATCGTTTCGTCGTCGTACTGCGCTGCTTCCAGAGTGATCTCCAGAGTCGGCTGAGTCACTTCCTCAACCGCTTTCCAGCGACGGAAAGTTTCGAACTCACCGGTCTTGCGGTCGATCGCTACGCGTACGTCGATTTCCGCTTCGTATTTTTTCTTCGTTGCTGTTGCCAGTGCGATCTCAAGTGCTTCAAAGATGCGCTCACGAGGTACAGCTTTTTCGTTGGATACCGCTTCAACGACAGCCAAGATTTCTTTGTTCATTTCTAATGCCCCAATTTAGCGGTTAGAATTTTGGAACCAGGTTGGCCTTGGAAATATTGCTCAGTGCAAATGTTTCTTCATTGCCATCAACATTTAATGTGACAAGCTCGCCGTCAACGGCAACGATATCACCTTTCCACTTACGACGGTTGCCCATCGCCATTTTCAACACCAGGCTGACCTCGTGGCCAATAAACTGTTGGTAATGTGCGGCTTTAAATAGCGGCCTTTCTAGACCAGGGGAAGAGACCTCCAGGTTATAGGCAACAGTGATTGGATCTTCAACATCCATCACCGCGCTGATCTGGCGGCTAACTTCGGCACAATCTTCAACGGTGATCCCGTTTTCGTGATCGATAAATACACGCAGTGTTGAGTGTTCGCCTGCACGGATAAATTCCAGACCGACAAGTTCATAGCCTGTGGCCGTTACCGGCGCCTCAAGCAGTTCGGTCAATTGCATCTCTAAAGCTGTCAAGACAACCCCCCGGAAACAAAAAAAGGGCTATAAAGCCCAGTAGATACCTGAATGGTCATGTTTCAGATAATAAAAAACCCCGAATTACGGGGTTTAATATCACTGGACCCTGATACCACAGCATATCGCTGTGATAGAAAAAACAACCTTACTAAGAATAGCTGTTTTTTCGGAAAGTGGTTGCGGGGGCCGGATTTGAACCGACGACCTTCGGGTTATGAGCCCGACGAGCTACCAAGCTGCTCCACCCCGCGTCCGTAATCTGACGGCGATTATATCGCCCAGACATCACTCTTTCAAGTGAGTAATAATGGTGCCGAGAAGGGGACTTGAACCCCTACACCTTGCGGCACTAGCACCTCATGCTAGCGTGTCTACCAATTTCACCATCTCGGCTAAATTCTTTTTTTACTCAGGAATGTCACTATTTACCGGTGCATTCTGAGTTGGCTCAACAACTTGCTCAGTCGCTGGAGCGCTTAGGTTTTCCCAACCACTGGTTTCGTGCGCCTTCTTGGTACTCATGTTGCCAAGCACTAGGCTGATGACGAAAAAGATGGTCGCGAAAATCGCGGTCATTCGGGTCAAAAAGTTTCCAGAGCCGCTCGCGCCGAACAGGGTACCTGATGCGCCAGCCCCAAATGAAGCTCCCATATCTGCGCCTTTACCTTGTTGAACCAAAACTAGGCCAATAACACCAAGCGCAGCCAACAGATAAATCACAAGTAGAATTTCGTACATGGGTTCCACCTATGGTTAAATTGTTGTGCCGGCTTTGCTTTAGCAGTGCCAGCGCACCCCTTCCACTAGGAGCGGGATGAATACTAGCGAAAGCTCTCTTCACTGACAAGTAAAATTTCTCCGAAAACTCTGTTTCTTGAATCACTTGTCGAAGAATTAGGCAAAACCGACACCAGTTAGTCGAATTTAGCGCACACTTAGCAGCTTTGTTTCACTGCCTCGGCAATGTACAGGGCCGATTCCTTGACCAGCTCCGCATCTTCGCCTTCCACCATTACGCGGATCAGCGGCTCAGTGCCGGATTTACGCAGCAGTACGCGCCCCTTATCACCTAGTTTAGCTTCAACGGCAGCCGCAGCTGACAAAACAGCCTCTGATTCCAGCGGATTGGAATCGCCGGCAAACCGAACATTCTCGAGTACTTGCGGGTACATCGTCATGCCATCAGCCAGCTCCTTGAGTGACATCTTGCTACCGACCATTGATGCCATCACCTGAAGGCCAGCGACAATACCGTCACCGGTGGTCACTTTATCAAGCAAAATGACATGGCCCGAGTTCTCGGCACCGATCAGCCAGTCGTGCTTCTTCAGCTCTTCCATTACGTAGCGATCGCCTACTTTCGCGCGAACAAACGGGATCCCCAGGTTCTTCAGGGCATTTTCCATCCCCAGATTGGTCATCAGCGTACCGACCACACCGCCTTTCAGCTCGCCGCGGCGCAGGGCATCACGGGCAATGATATAGGCAATTTGATCGCCATCGACCTTGTTGCCCTCTTCATCGACCATGATCACCCGATCGCCG
Coding sequences within:
- the rbfA gene encoding 30S ribosome-binding factor RbfA, which encodes MSKEFSRTQRVAQQLQKELAVILQREIKDSRIGMATISSVDVSRDMGYAKVYVTFLTVGEQTPEGSLEALREMAPYIRSLLGKQIRLRVTPELNFIFDKSLTEGMRISNLVSQAVRDDEERRGDEPQAEDEE
- the secG gene encoding preprotein translocase subunit SecG, coding for MYEILLVIYLLAALGVIGLVLVQQGKGADMGASFGAGASGTLFGASGSGNFLTRMTAIFATIFFVISLVLGNMSTKKAHETSGWENLSAPATEQVVEPTQNAPVNSDIPE
- the infB gene encoding translation initiation factor IF-2, with protein sequence MSEVTVKALAEEIGTQIDRLLQQFADAGISKKAEDSVSQQEKQSLLAHLKKEHGGDSTSGEAPTRLTLQRKTRSTLSVSGSGGKNKSVQVEVRKKRTYVKRSALEEEQRAAEEAKRQAEEAAQREAEQAAQRAAEEAAKREAEELAKREAEEAAKRAAEEKRLAEEQAKQNAEQNAKRDAEDKLKREAEDKRLAEDKAKRAAADDQAKKEAEALQRRREEEAKRKAEEESQRQLEEARKMAEMNEKNWSKADQEKGNMDKTDYHTTTSSYARAAEDEQDRKEEGGRRRKKKKAGAKQDDRNANARGGRNQRGRGKPQMAKPTSMQHGFDKTATVAKQDVVIGETIVVSELANKMSVKGVEVIKVMMKMGAMATINQVIDQETAALVAEEMGHKVILRKENELEEAVLSDRDENLAVVPRAPVVTIMGHVDHGKTSTLDYIRKAHVAAGEAGGITQHIGAYHVETENGMITFLDTPGHAAFTAMRARGAQATDIVVLVVAADDGVMPQTIEAIQHAKAAGVPLIVAVNKIDKEDANPDNVKNELAQYDVIPEEWGGENIFVHISAKQGTNIDGLLESILLQAEVLELTAVAEGMAKGVVVESRLDKGRGPVATVLVQEGTLRKGDIVLCGLEHGRVRAMRDELGKEIESAGPSIPVEILGLSGVPSSGDEATVVRDERKAREVALYRQGKFRDVKLARQQKAKLENMFSNMAAGEVAELNVVLKADVQGSVEAIADSLRKLSTDEVKVNIVGSGVGGITETDAVLAAASNAIILGFNVRADASARRTIETENLDLRYYSIIYQLIDEVKAAMGGMLSPEFKQEIIGLAEVRDVFKSPKIGAIAGCMVTEGIIKRNNPIRVLRDNVVIYEGELESLRRFKDDVQEVKNGYECGIGVKNYNDVRVGDQIEVYEIIEVQRTLD
- the rimP gene encoding ribosome maturation factor RimP, with translation MTALEMQLTELLEAPVTATGYELVGLEFIRAGEHSTLRVFIDHENGITVEDCAEVSRQISAVMDVEDPITVAYNLEVSSPGLERPLFKAAHYQQFIGHEVSLVLKMAMGNRRKWKGDIVAVDGELVTLNVDGNEETFALSNISKANLVPKF
- the truB gene encoding tRNA pseudouridine(55) synthase TruB, whose amino-acid sequence is MARRRKGRPIDGVILVDKPTGISSNDTLQKVKRIFFAQKAGHTGALDPLATGMLPICFGEATKFSQFLLDSDKRYRVIAKLGERTDTSDSDGEVVQTREVKVDRGQLERCIAKFRGTTDQIPSMYSALKYQGRKLYEYAREGIEVPRESRKITVYSVELLRFSNNEVEMELHVSKGTYIRTIVDDLGEMLGCGAHVTYLRRTGVSNYPVERMVTIEQLEALLDQAKGQDIAPSELLDPLLLPMDTAVQDLPEVNIIPQIAIYVRNGNPVNAGRVPAEGTQVRITVGEEREFIGVGVIDREGMLAPKRVVVNEQTAQ
- the nusA gene encoding transcription termination factor NusA; this encodes MNKEILAVVEAVSNEKAVPRERIFEALEIALATATKKKYEAEIDVRVAIDRKTGEFETFRRWKAVEEVTQPTLEITLEAAQYDDETINLDDYVEEQIESVTFDRITTQTAKQVIVQKVREAERAQIVEQFIDNEGELITGVVKKVNRDAVIIDLGNNAEAVIQRDDQLPRENFRPGDRVRGLLYKVAPEARGFQLFMTRSKPEMLSELFRIEVPEIGEEMIELMGAARDPGSRAKIAVKTNDKRIDPVGACVGMRGARVQAVSGELGGERIDIVLWDENPAQYVINAMAPAEVSSIIVDEDNHTMDIAVEKDNLAQAIGRSGQNVRLASQLTGWELNVMTVEDLQKKHQEEAQESIEVFTKHLDIDEDFATVLVEEGFTTLEEIAYVPVAELMAVEGLDEDTVEELRNRAKEALTTLALAQEESFDGVEPAEDLLGLEGLERELAFKLAAKGVATLEDLADQGTDDLTDIDGIDEARAGELIMAARNICWFSDEA